The proteins below are encoded in one region of Arenibacter algicola:
- a CDS encoding phosphocholine cytidylyltransferase family protein: protein MKIVILAAGIGSRLGNPFPKPLTPLKNGKCIMEMQVNNLDDTFDLDDINVVVGFKKDLIMERFPELTYIYNPFFDQTNTSKSLLKALRKNRDKSVLWLNGDVVFDVSLLSVLIPYINKNQSFVAVNTSKVADEEVKYTLKDNFIDKLSKTVKNGLGEAVGINFIAAKDIKSFITRLEQCDDNDYFERGLEMAIEKDGLKISAVDISDYNCMEVDFKEDLENANTLFRK, encoded by the coding sequence ATGAAAATTGTCATTTTAGCAGCAGGTATTGGATCAAGACTTGGGAATCCATTTCCCAAACCTTTAACACCTTTAAAAAATGGAAAATGTATTATGGAGATGCAGGTCAACAATTTGGATGACACCTTTGACTTGGATGACATTAACGTTGTTGTTGGTTTTAAAAAAGATCTAATAATGGAACGCTTTCCGGAACTGACCTATATATACAACCCATTTTTTGATCAGACCAATACTTCCAAAAGCCTTTTGAAAGCCCTTAGAAAAAATAGGGACAAATCAGTGCTTTGGCTCAATGGCGATGTTGTTTTTGACGTAAGTCTCCTATCGGTCCTGATACCCTATATTAACAAAAATCAATCGTTTGTAGCAGTAAACACGAGTAAAGTTGCGGATGAAGAGGTGAAATATACATTGAAGGATAATTTTATTGACAAATTGTCCAAGACGGTGAAAAATGGACTTGGTGAGGCGGTAGGTATTAATTTCATAGCCGCCAAGGATATAAAAAGCTTTATCACCAGACTTGAACAATGTGATGACAATGATTATTTTGAAAGAGGTCTGGAGATGGCCATAGAAAAGGACGGCCTTAAAATTAGTGCTGTGGACATTTCCGATTACAATTGTATGGAAGTTGATTTTAAGGAAGATTTGGAGAATGCCAATACCCTATTTCGCAAATGA